ATAAAAGGATAGAAAACTTGTAGGAATTAATTTGTATAAGTGTGCATTTGCCTATAAATTCTTTTGCGTTTTGCGTTTTTGGTTGGGTCCCATGGCACTGTTCACAACCAAGCCAAACTTGTGAAAACGCAGATTTCTAGGTAAATCttgggtcccacggcactattcataacttaaaaattattttgttacattgTTTTCAGCaacaagttttcaattttcaataaaataagcggtatccaaacagaccctaagtcaATCGGTGATACAGTTAAAGGTGGATCATATCATAATGTTTATGGTGGAGCACAAGGCAAAGAGAAGTGTTTTAGTTATATCACCACAAATGGAAGATAATAATagatgaaagagataaagatttttgaaaaaaatgtaaatgatATGATTGAAAAGCCAAATCCAACAAAGTTCAAGAATTAATTTGTACTCATTAATTGTACCACTTGTTGAGGACATTGTAAAGCACTTCTGTGGTTGAAATTTGTTGAGCCCAATTCATGAAAGGATAAGTGTTAACATGTAAAGGCTTGTTGGTTTTGAAAATCCCACATTGATTAGAAAGAAATAGTACAGAGGTATAATGATTTTCATTGAAAATAGTAATCCCAtattaagaataaaaagatCCAAAGGTATAGTGCAACTTTGATTTGCTTTGGTACGTAAAGAgtttaaagacaaaattttattagtgCTTAGTGTCATTATGTGAGAAGTGTGTTTTGGGGTCCTAGATTTGAGGGTTTAccttaaaagtttgtttttcagtATCATTGATATTGGATATATTGTGAACAAAAgcatttaatcaaacaaatttttattttatgtcttGTAACACTTACAATtttattgtgtatatatatataatcacttacaaaatttgtaatttttgtgcAGGacctttctttatttatttatttatttattttatttttattttttttgttaagaaatGCCAGCGTTTACAGCTCTTTGAGCATTAAACTAATCTCTTGGAGTAGTTTCTTGGTCTCACAAATACCAAGTTATTATAGGGAGGAATTCCTTGGAGGTGGCTCTAATATACTAGCTAGAATCTCATAGATATAATGAgatcttaaaaaatattaaaccaaCCCTTATAAAGTTAATTTTTACACACTATACACAGTATTTAAACAAGACAATCACATTACATTTATAATGTCATTTTAGATCAATTTTCATTACGGTTGGATAAGCATCTATTCGTGGGTTTTGGCATTTCAATCGGTCCATTGATTTGATACACCTGTGACCCAGTTGAGCACTAGCCATAAACACTAGCCTGGATAAATTTTATAATGTTACTATCTATCTGTACAATTAAATTCTATCCATTTCACTTTAAATGGAGTAAGTACATTTCACCgttaatatttatttcttaaactTGATAATTTAGAGATTATCactccatttaaaattttaaataatatgataatagatatactttaaaatttataatatttaatgtgATATATTTTGAATGAAAAGGCTCTAACTCTAATATCCATGTGCTCCTTTAGtaggtgtcaattttttatttactgtaatataagaaaaattatcaaaaactgtgcttttctaatataataacattttaaaaataatcagTAAAGTGAATGACCTTTTAAAAAAGATtactactattattttattttcattaataatcctatcgtttaaaaaaatttgtctatTGTGAGACAACTAGACAAGGAAGTGAAATATTTGGTCCAATTTTTTCCTGTTGAATCAGTGGTGGAAATTCCTATGTGATAAGTAAGAATAGAAGTAATTCAGAAAGCTCAGACAGTTGAAAAGAAGGATTTGGATTAGCTTTTCAGCCAAAAGCTAATCCAAACACAGGTTAAAAGTTGTGGGAGTGAGCTTTTTCCCATTTTGAGGGTAAAAGATCAGACAGAGTAACGTCAATCTTGGGAAGCGAGGAAAGTAACACCACCATACTAATTATTTGCTTAGCAACGAGTCATTGGCTTTGTTCAAGAGTTTATAGCTGACCCAACTTTGTTCCAGCAATTTCTAAGCAGGCTAAGCCCAGTCGGGTTGGACATAGTTAACTCAATATATTATGTTTTGGCCCAAGAAAGCCATCGTTGTTATTCAGGCCTACATGTTTAATGCTTCTATGGCTGGCCCAAGTTTCTCTATTCACTCCCATAGAAGGGTGGGGAGGGTTTTCAAGGACTGCTATTCACTATTATAGGGTGGCTTTCTTACTTGAGCGTTAGCCCATAGTAGCCTCTAACCTCTCCCAGGTTAAGATTTCATTTATGATGAAATATAAGGAACACTAACACGTTGGTATTAGTGACAGAGGGGTGACTTGAACCCAAGAAATTCCTCATAGTGAAGTCTTGTTGGCTCAAGACCCCTTCTACTAGGCCACGAAACACGTTGGTAATTCACATGTACTTCTActcacatgaattttttttttgaaaccatcACATGACTTGCTAAAATAGCCACTTGACTTGTTTACATGATTTAATGAATCATGTAATTTAATACGCACATATAGTCTTAACTGTCACGTAATGGGTTGAAggaattcttttttcttgttgttcatAAAAATTGAGTAAATACATAATAAATCCAAAAGTTCCATATTAGTTTCAAGTTAAACcttaaactttaattttaatacCACATACATTAAATCATTGCagtttaaaaataatgaaaccCACACAAGgatttttaaatattactagCCTCATTACACGCACCATGCGCGTGCGAtgaggctttttatttttagcaaaaaaaaaaaaaaaaatctcgtgtttttattttatatatataatttttattttaagaatctaatttttttttttttttttttttttttttttttttttttttttgagaatgaaatctaatttataagtggataaaacaatttgaaaatttacaGGAGAGTAGTTCTactttttaggcaatgttttaatGGAAGTTAGAGTTTCATTTTTACCAAattatcctttagttttgtctttacTTAAACATAAAGGTGTAAGagcatttttgaactaaaaaatgaggaatccaaacgTAAGAAGccctttaaataataatatagataaaGAATTCATGTAAAACCTAACAGTACTTTAATGCaagacaagaagaaaaaatattaattgaagaatatttgttaaaaaaaaaatgaaacccagGTTGGTAATTCACATGTACTTCTATtcacatgactttttttttgaaaccatcACATGACTTGCTAAAATAGCCATGTGACTTGTTTACATGATTTAATGaatcatataatttaatacACACATATAGTCTTAATTGTCACTTGATGGGTTGGAGGAATTCTTCTTCCTTGCTGCTCATAAAAATTGAGTAAATACATAATAAATCCAAAAGTTCCATATTAGTTTCAAGTTAAACcttaaactttaattttaataacaCATACATTAAATCAGTACTGCagtttaaaaataatgaaaccCACATaaggatttttaaaaattataaagaattcATGTAAAACCTTACAGTACTTTAATGCAAGACAAGAAGAAAATTAATTGAAgaatatttgttaaaaataatgaaaCCCACACAaggttttttaaatattataaagaaTTCATGTAGAAGCCTGACAGTACTTTAATGCAAGACAAGAAGAAAAACTATTCATTGAagaatatttgttaaaaaaaatgaaaaccagGTTGGTAATTCACATGTACTTCTATtcacatgacttttttttttgaaaccatcACATGACTTGCTAAAATAGCCATGTGACTTGTTTACATGATTTAATGaatcatataatttaatacACACATATAGTCTTAATTGTCACTTGATGGGTTGGAGGAATTCTTCTTCCTTGCTGCTCATAAAAATTGAGTAAATACATAATAAATCCAAAAGTTCCATATTAGTTTCAAGTTAAACcttaaactttaattttaataacaCATACATTAAATCAGTACTGCagtttaaaaataatgaaaccCACATaaggatttttaaaaattataaagaattcATGTAAAACCTTACAGTACTTTAATGCAAGACAAGAAGAAAATTAATTGAAgaatatttgttaaaaataatgaaaCCCACACAaggttttttaaatattataaagaaTTCATGTAGAAGCCTGACAGTACTTTAATGCAAGACAAGAAGAAAAACTATTCATTGAAGAATATTTGTTAAGAAAAACTATTGCTATACAGTTTTACCAGCTTTTCCTTGCATTTCAGATcaagggaattttttttcctataatcaATATATCCTGAGTGCAGTTTGCCAATTCTCTCTAATTTTTAGTTGACAAAGTCAAGCCTATCTGGTTGGAACAATTATCTAGTAATTACTTCAAGAAATTATTGCTAGTTCAAAGTTTTTCTTTGGAAATAAAAATAGTCCAATACTTTCAGAATTCTCTTGGGCTTTTTTTTCCACTATCTGGTCACCCAACCAGGCCTTGAAAATTTCCAGTGTTCGGCTTACCATGTTCATATTTTATTGCAGGAAACGTGGtcagacaattttttttttatgagatttgAACACATAGGGTTCTTGGGTAAAATGGTTTAGTCAAGAGTAAGTACTACCACAAAAGTACAATGAAACACCATTTGATTAATGTCTTTTATAACACTATGCTTCTGCCTTCTGTGcatttttttcatgcatactAATGGGACTCTTACTAATTGCATGAATTGCCTTCAAGGTAATGGCTAAAATTGTGCAAAGTCATTTCATAGATTGGATATATGCATTATCCCTCTCACAGTGTAAAGACTCCACAATCATGTAAGATTCACACATTGCGAGAAAAGATGCAGGTATATTCGATGAATGGACATTTGTGAGAGAAGAAGATGTGTATATATTTGATGTACAGTTGTGGGATCCATATACCCTGAGAGGAAGTGGATAGTTCAATGCAGCCAAAAACATGCAATCTCTAGTGAGACACTGGAATGGTTTCACTTTCGATGCCATTGAGAATCCAAATCAAGCAGCCCAACtctttacattattttatttatctaattAAGAAGAAACAAATTCTATGACTTTATGTTTGTCTGTACAACATAAATATATGTGATACAgcataaaaattggaaaaaaaagaagaagaagaagaaccataAAACTCGTTCCAAGATCATGTAGAGCCATGTGCAAACAGGTAGTAACCCGAGATGAGGGAACTAAAGGCAAATGCAACAAAAGCCAGGAAGGCCATCCCAACTGATGCACTAGCCATTATTGTGAACTCATCTTTCCCCCAGTTTGATTGCCAATCATCAACCCGGCTTGCTGCTGATGAGGATGCTGATATGAGAAGATAAGCTAGTACCtgcaaataaaattaacaaagtATTACCTACTGGCGCAAACACATGTTGCTCAGAATGTAAACTGAACATGTGGACAAGCAAATAAAGGACACGGACATTTAAAcataaccaccaaaaaaaaaaaacccaagactAATCTGTATGAACACCTGTACTGATTTTGAATCAAACCACCATCTTTATCATATCATAATGCGTTTAGACCCAAATTAGTCAAAGCTAAAACATCATGCTCAAGCTAACAGCAACAACTGCCACCAAATCAAGGATGCTTGTCTAACTCATATAATGTCCAAGATTCATTGTCTACTGCACTAAAATAGTAAAGTAGTGATATCCAAGTGATATATGACAGTACTGATATGGAAAGCCCCAAAAAGTCAAACCAAAGTTTAAACTAAATTACAAGATTACAATATTGCATGGTGCCATTGTGCAGAAAACATGACAGTATTGAAATGGAAGTCACACTACTTGCCTGATCCATGAAGAATATAAAGTGGCGACGTAGGTGGTGGCGGATGACATGTTTCCCGCTGATCATATTGGAAACTAGATCAAATGCTTGAAACCCTGAATATACAAATGCGATAACATTCACAGATAAACAATACCTGCAAACAAATGAGCTCTACAATCACATCAAATctctcaaaagaagaaaataaggcGAGCAAATGGTTGGGAGAGGAGGGGGGGGTGAGGGGacgaaaaagaagaagatgaagaaggaaaCATAAGCAAATATTTCTGGCAGATTAAATCCATACAATGCAGTTATGTTGCACTACTCAGTCATTTTAGGCAtgattttttaagaagaatcCAATAAGTTgttcaaatattaaattttaatcaatcaGAAAGTAATGCTTTAAGATATGTCTAATTGAATTTGAGGTAAGTTAAGGTGGGTACTTTTCATTAATTCTTAGGGTAATGTTCACCCAGGGCACATCAAAACGACATGGAATCACTGGGTCCATGTCTACAAGAGACAAATTGATTTCTATGTAAGCTCTAAGGCTCCTTCCACTCAGATTAGTTGCACGTAGCTGTACAACAATCATCACTGTCAATCAAACTCCTAGGAGCAACTAACCCCACCCGCCAAAACCAGTTACCGGATAATCCAGGGGCTATTCACCCCCGATGGGCTAAGCAAATTAGCCGACAAAAACACTCATTAGTTCAAAGCCTCAAAGTCTACACTACAAACCAATAACCATATCAGTCTCTCTTTCAGAGTCTCAAAATCACACTTCATAATAGAAACCCCGAAACACAGACCCATCTCGagtcctaaattttttttaatactactacaaggctcttggcatcTATGTATACAAACTTAACACAAATCAAAGACATAATTAGCactaaatttttctttctcttcccaAAATTTCTAGTTTATTAAGGCATATTCAACTTTCTAACACAGTCAAAATCTTGATTATCACTATTAGCTTAACTAATATAACTTagcaacaaaatcaaacaagaaaaaccattacacgagagagagagagagagagagagacctgtaCTCAGTGTAACGGTCAAAGGAGTCGCCGCTCCAACCTTGAGTTTTATCGGCGGCCATAACCGAAAACGAAATCAAACAGAGCACAATCTCACTGAACCTAAACCCTAACGCAGCTTTTTCCACCATCATGTCTCTCTTCGTCCTCCTCGGCATCGCAAGATGTGCCGATCTCCGACCATCCTCAACTCCGCGTCCTACTCCGCCGCCGCTGGGACCTACCTTCGTCACCGACATCGGTGGCTCCTCCCTCATCGCCCTGCTCAACACCATCAACGGCGACGGCGACTTCTCCGTCTGCGTCGCGgcgttgctgttgttgttgttgttagtgAGGTTCGGCTTCTCCGGCGTCGACTGTTGCGGAGAGAACTGAGTGTACTTGTCGACGGCGACGACAGCTTTGGAGTAGTCCAGCGGCGGCTTCTCCGGCGAGGCCTCCGGAGAGTGGTACGGAGGCGTCTCGGGAGGGTCGCCGAGTTCGGATCGGAGTGGCGAGTGGAATCGGAGGGGTGAGTGAGGCGAGTCATTGTAGTGAGCCGATGAATCGGAGTTTTTCGACGAAGacttcttcatgttcttctggttttgctgctgctgctgttgctgtGGCAATGTTTCTTGGCTTTGCTTTtggttttgagtttgagtttccATTCTTTGCTTTGGCTTTCTCTGATTTTAAGGCGggtgagaaagaaagagagagaaaaagcaaaagaaagtgTCTGTTTGGGGACTCggaaaaagaaagtttgagTAAGCGAGAAAGTGAAAGTGAGAGTGAGATAGGCTTTAACttcgggttcgggtcggttTAGATACTTGTTATTGTTAAAGACTGAAAACGgtaaatactgtagtaaaataatttttaaatgtataaataatattataggactcagttttaaagaaaaaattgctaaatAAAAATACTTGTGAGTCCTATAAACACTACATAAGATCCACATAAAAAACGCTTTTACTGAGAAACACGCAAAACACGCTTCCCAAACGGAGGCTTCTTGTTTTATGAAAGAGCAAGTCTAATACCGCAACTAGTTTCAAATCGATATGGAtctactattttattttcaccgCTTACAACTCATCAtgtaaataaattatgaaaattaatatAGTAGTAGATTTATTCATTACAAAAAATGCGATGATCACAATTTTTACCATAATTTATTCACGTTATAAGTTTTGAGTAATAGATTAAAAATAATGAGTACACAGCTACACTGCTTAGGACATATCTAACCCACAACTTGCCGCGCGAGTTAGGGGAAAAGTTGTAGGATTAGGATTACTCTTTACTAATGGTCTGTGTGTGGGGGCATGGCACGTGGCTTTGTTTTTTGTTGCTTTGTTCATTACTAGTTAACCAATGGAGTGCCGCCAGGTCATTTcgatattcttattttttttcaaaggttgTTGTGTTGagcttatcaaaaaatatagtattcattaaaaaccaaaaagctatcataaaatataaaaagtattataatatatataaatgttagtATGATAGGGTGTGATTGGTATTTGTGGggcgcaaatgatttatgggccaggcccatctacctagggagagtccaaaggcccaagccgaggaggattatggcccaagttcaacgaaatagcctttgggtaccgccgagggtagttcagtcctcggcagacccacagtacccccaaagggaagggtaaaaacggtataggactggaacatggaagaaagatctaaaatatctagggaaagctgctgttactgccatttaatgctctgcaTTTGGCAGAGCCacactctccagcttttacaaccactcccgacgactttgggtatggactgatgtgacaagtatcagccttggaaagattgacctgATACGTGGATGAAGGACAGCGGGCACAGGGgaagataaaaaggaaaaatcagtaacctaaaaagggggggctgggaaaaagggccaaaaacgagagcctcccagcccacctccaggagaattactctaggggtgacgatcgtttaaccttgtatgaacgccatgaaaaacccatcgcctatcgatcaaggcctagcctttcaaacccacgctctacaaatgatattgttagggccgttttacgtgcgaatgatttatgggccaggcccatctacctagggagagtccaaaggcccaagccgaggaggattatggcccaagttcaacgaaatagcctttgggtaccgccgagggtagttcagtcctcggcagacccacagtacccccaaagggaagggtaaaaacggtataggactggaacatggaagaaagatctaaaatatctagggaaagctgctgttactgccatttaatgctctgcaTTTGGCAGAGCCacactctccagcttttacaaccactcccgacgactttgggtatggactgatgtgacaagtatcagccttggaaagattgacctgATACGTGGATGAAGGACAGCGGGCACAGGGgaagataaaaaggaaaaatcagtaacctaaaaagggggggctgggaaaaagggccaaaaacgagagcctcccagcccacctccaggagaattactctaggggtgacgatcgtttaaccttgtatgaacgccatgaaaaacccatcgcctatcgatcaaggcctagcctttcaaacccacgctctacaaatgatattgttagggccgttttacgtgcgaatccGACACTGTTACGGACTGCCACGAATCGTAACCCTACAGTATTAATAAAGTGGtgatgataaattaattaaaaaatggtaTTAGTATTGGACAAATATGAAAGTGATGTAATCTAAATTCTCCAATCATcagtaattttataaaaaaaatttaattttttataaaaagtttcataaaataaatacattaacTGAACtcttttagaaatatattataaaaaaacaaggcattaactcaaaattttattgtttgaggTACAAAATGctattatttctttataatttaaggtttaaaaaataaaataaaatcatttatcCAGATTCAGATGATAGTTTAGTAATATTGGCATTCTTTATGGTGCTTGATGTCTAGGTTTTGGACCTTGCCTCCCCCTCCCATACTATTATttacttagaaaaaaaagattatatattaatttatacaaTGATTTATGGGACGAGTAgacattgcatgttaattttaaactaaaaattaattacaaaattttataatttgagtACACATTGCAAATACAAGGAGTATAATTTTAGTCACACAagaaaatttacaatatttttcacaattattataGTGATATATTGTAattagtgtataataaaaatggtAGCGATAGTAGACCGAAGTGAAAGTCTTCAAGTAATGTTCCACCCATCACACTTGTCACCATAGTGAGATTACTCATACTAGAATGAACTCTTTTTGCTTCAACCACAGATAATTCCCAACAAGCTTTCAGTGGAGACTTTCTGAGCTAAAAAAGTAAAGGTTGTTCTTTTGGGTTGCTTTAAAAGTGGGCTATTCTTCTTGTATGATAAAGCTATAAAGATTAAAGAGCACCAATTCcttcttaccttttttttttttttttgccccttGATATGAACAGATCCTCCCACTTTAGTGTCAATGATATCCATGCGTCAGATAAACAATCAAAGGAAGCATCCCACCAAACAATGCTACTTGGCCTCTAACCAGAAGATACTTGTGAAAGCCTTATACCCCTATAAGTTTCAAAAAGGATATACctaaaagaaacaagaaaagcatcactcactctctctccaGGTACTgagaaatttttaattattttacctTTATGTCttaattaacaaaaagaaaacaccaACAATTTTCCCTCATTACTTTTCAAGTATTCACATGATATTTCACAATCTAAATTTAACACGATGTCTATGACCAATTATGTAACTTTGTGAGTTGCAACTAAacaattgtaacacaaattttTAAGTCCAAAAGAGCATgtcacacaattttttttgttggattcaATAGGATATCAGTAGGCATAATGGCaactttcttctcttctttgtttgggtacaaggaagaaaggaaaaagaatccTTACCTAAGGTTGAGTTGGATACCTAaggtgaaaaattcaaatccttcCAATGTACCCTAACCGGTTTAGAAATTTAAACCCACACCCGTTAATAAAAATTCTCAATCACTAACTATTAGGGTAGGATTGAACCAAAAAACCCACTAAACCGACCCATTGCCATTTCTATGCCCCGCGGcccaaaaataaaactcttcATAGCTAACAATAATCTCAATTATCTACCTTTACCATTTTACTAGCTTAGTAACTATAACATCCTTACACAAATCAGCATCATGAAGAGCTCTTCCTCTCAAACACATTTAAACTATCTTAGTAATTACAATCATTTCGCCTTTCTATATTTGGTTGGTCAGCAAAACTGATATACAGCTCAGTAAAGAAGCcaaaaaagatgagaaaattttgaaaagaaggctaaaaaaagagaggaaaaaaaccccctaaaaatgaaaaaggaaaaaaaaaaaaaaaaaaaaagagttgtgggggggtgggggggagttTAAAACTGCCTTCTCTGCTCAAACATGGTATGGATATTCTCAGCATTAAAAGCTCGATCTAATGGCTCAGTCAGGTAGCTTTAATCGGTTGAACAACACAAGAAAACTCTGTTCAGGGACAACATATAGGAAACCAAGATCTGCACCTTTGACATAAGGACCAATGCCCTACATAAAAACACAACAAAGAAAACACAGCTGAACATTTGTGTCGCAGTTAGAAATCAGGCTTGTACTGAGAAGAAATGCTAGCACAACAGTTTCATTACCTTGCCATTTAGTTGGAGAAGTTCTCCATCAACCCATTGTGGATTTCGGAACCCAAATTCTGCTA
The Quercus lobata isolate SW786 chromosome 10, ValleyOak3.0 Primary Assembly, whole genome shotgun sequence DNA segment above includes these coding regions:
- the LOC115962790 gene encoding CASP-like protein 4A3 produces the protein METQTQNQKQSQETLPQQQQQQQNQKNMKKSSSKNSDSSAHYNDSPHSPLRFHSPLRSELGDPPETPPYHSPEASPEKPPLDYSKAVVAVDKYTQFSPQQSTPEKPNLTNNNNNSNAATQTEKSPSPLMVLSRAMREEPPMSVTKVGPSGGGVGRGVEDGRRSAHLAMPRRTKRDMMVEKAALGFRFSEIVLCLISFSVMAADKTQGWSGDSFDRYTEYRYCLSVNVIAFVYSGFQAFDLVSNMISGKHVIRHHLRRHFIFFMDQVLAYLLISASSSAASRVDDWQSNWGKDEFTIMASASVGMAFLAFVAFAFSSLISGYYLFAHGST